GGACCGCTCGCCGCCACCATGCTCGGCGACTTCGGCGCGGAGGTCGTCAAGGTCGAGCACCCGGCCAAGCCCGACCCGTCCCGGGGCCACGGCCCGTCGAAGGACGGCATCGGCCTGTGGTGGAAGCTCCTCGGCCGCAACAAACGCACCATCACCCTCGACCTGTCCAGGCCCGGCGGCCGCGCCACCCTGCTGCGCCTCGCCGCCACCGCCGACGTGATCATCGAGAACTTCCGGCCCGGCACCCTGGAGAAGTGGGACCTGGGCTGGGCGGAGCTGTCGGCCGCCAACCCCCGCCTCGTCCTCGCCCGCGTGACCGCCTTCGGCCAGTTCGGCCCGTACGCGCACCGCCCCGGCTTCGGCACCCTCGCCGAGGCGATGAGCGGCTTCGCGGCGATCACCGGCGAACCGGACTCCCCGCCGACCCTCCCGCCCTTCGGCCTGGCCGACTCGATCGCGGGCCTGGCGACGGCGTACGCCGTCATGGCCGCGCTCCACGCCCGCGACGCCTCGGACCGCGGCCAGGTGGTCGACATGGCGATCATCGAGCCGATCCTCACCGTGCTCGGCCCACAGCCGCTCTGGTACGACCAGTTGGGCTACGTCCAGCCCCGCACCGGCAACCGCTCCGCGAACAACG
This portion of the Streptomyces mirabilis genome encodes:
- a CDS encoding CoA transferase, which gives rise to MSGHTGSEAGTARGPLTASGTSDGPLTGLRVLDLATLFAGPLAATMLGDFGAEVVKVEHPAKPDPSRGHGPSKDGIGLWWKLLGRNKRTITLDLSRPGGRATLLRLAATADVIIENFRPGTLEKWDLGWAELSAANPRLVLARVTAFGQFGPYAHRPGFGTLAEAMSGFAAITGEPDSPPTLPPFGLADSIAGLATAYAVMAALHARDASDRGQVVDMAIIEPILTVLGPQPLWYDQLGYVQPRTGNRSANNAPRNTYRTADGSWVAVSTSAQSIAERLMRLVGRPELIEEPWFATGADRARHADVLDEAVGSWIARHRRAEVLDAFEKAEAAVAPIQDVRDVMEDPQYAALDTITTVADPELGPLRMQNVLFRLSATPGAIRWTGRPHGADTDAVLTELGLSEAEITTLRSEGAL